A portion of the Glycine max cultivar Williams 82 chromosome 10, Glycine_max_v4.0, whole genome shotgun sequence genome contains these proteins:
- the LOC100527012 gene encoding 30S ribosomal protein S16, with protein MVVKIRLARLGCRNHPFYRVVVTDSKTTRDGKQLEVLGFYNPVAGKDDDKRMSLKLERIKYWLSVGAKPSEPVEHLLFRAGLGQSHQFPVAALNGHILNQDQPTIAADHNGISPEAIFSIALQV; from the exons atggtggTGAAGATTCGATTGGCAAGGCTCGGGTGCCGGAACCACCCATTCTATCGTGTGGTTGTTACGGATAGCAAAACAACAAGAGATGGCAAGCAACTTGAAGTTTTAGGTTTCTACAATCCCGTCGCAGGCAAGGATGATGACAAAAGAATGAGCCTCAAACTGGAGAGAATCAA GTATTGGCTTTCCGTTGGAGCTAAGCCTTCAGAGCCTGTTGAGCATCTTCTATTTAGAGCAGGTTTAGGACAATCTCATCAATTCCCTGTTGCTGCTCTAAATGGACATATCCTCAACCAAGACCAACCAACCATTGCTGCTGATCACAATG GTATATCTCCAGAAGCTATATTTTCTATTGCCCTACAAGTTTGA